AAAAATGCTTTTCATTTTATTATTAAAAAATTTATTTAGTCTAAAAATAGTTAATAATGTTGGCATATATTCCATTTCAACATCTATTGAATCAGGTAATTCAACGCTAAATTCATTAGGATGCCAAATAAAATCCCCTGTTTTAGCTTTAACTTCAAATATATATTTTTCTTCAACATCCTCATCTATCGAATCAGTAAACCAAAATTTTTTTATTACTCTAGGGGTCAATTCAAAATAAGAATCATCTATACCTTTTAGTAAGGCCATATTTTACCTCCATTAAATATTATAGGAATATAATTTAAAATATATTCCTAAAAATAAAAATTCAATCAATGCTAAAGTTAAACCCAAATAAGGATAATCCCAACTAATAATACCTATTATACCAAATAAAAATGAAAAAGTATATGTCATCATAGCTGTTTTTTTAACGGATATATTGTATCTTCTTTTTATTTTATCATAAATATGGTCTCTATCTCCAAAAAATGGAGATTTATTATTCAAAACTCTTCTTAAAAAACTAAAAAATAAATCTGTATAAAATAAAGCTGAAACTATTATTGATATGGAAAATCCACCAAATCCATGATTAGATGTCATTATAACTGTTAAATAAAAAATAGTATATCCTAAAAAATAGGACCCTGCATCTCCTAAAAAGATCTTTGCTGGATGAAAATTAAATAAAAGAAAACCTAATATAGCTACTACAATATAAATATAATTTAAATGATTTGAAATTATACTTAAAAACAATATTACAAATAATGTATTACCTCCACAAATTCCATCCATTCCATCTATCATATTTACTGCATTAATTAATGTTACACCTAAAATTGTTAAAATAATTGAATAAATTATTCCAAGAGAGTTATAAAATGGTAATAATGTCAATACAACCCCTATAAACTCATTAATTAATCTAAATCTTGGAGAGATATTCATTATATCATCTAATAATCCTAAAACAAGCATTAATGTTCCAAAAATAATAAATCTAATATCCTCTATAAACCATATGCTAGATAAATATATAGCCACACCACCTAAATACGGTATAGCATCATCATGAATTTTTAAATTATTATCCGGATTATCTACAACCCTTAACTTTTTTGCTATAGGAATCATTATATATGTTATTATTATTGATAACATGAATATAATTAAGTAGTTCCCCATAATTCACCTCAATATGCTATATCTTTTTTTATTTTTGACGTAGCTTCTGGTATATATTTTTCAATTAAATTATTAAATAATTCAAAATCATTTTCTTTGAATCCTTTAGATATATCTTCTATTAATTTA
This is a stretch of genomic DNA from Marinitoga sp. 38H-ov. It encodes these proteins:
- a CDS encoding MraY family glycosyltransferase, translating into MGNYLIIFMLSIIITYIMIPIAKKLRVVDNPDNNLKIHDDAIPYLGGVAIYLSSIWFIEDIRFIIFGTLMLVLGLLDDIMNISPRFRLINEFIGVVLTLLPFYNSLGIIYSIILTILGVTLINAVNMIDGMDGICGGNTLFVILFLSIISNHLNYIYIVVAILGFLLFNFHPAKIFLGDAGSYFLGYTIFYLTVIMTSNHGFGGFSISIIVSALFYTDLFFSFLRRVLNNKSPFFGDRDHIYDKIKRRYNISVKKTAMMTYTFSFLFGIIGIISWDYPYLGLTLALIEFLFLGIYFKLYSYNI